In the genome of Triticum urartu cultivar G1812 chromosome 5, Tu2.1, whole genome shotgun sequence, one region contains:
- the LOC125556377 gene encoding uncharacterized protein LOC125556377: MKIGKAPELLKKAVAMCKSKTTRLLILASLQRRRMSMGVVVSRKIDALIVADWERADRHKALALQTVEKRPVIIQESDLEANFSRHLAMFGQENGHGGCPANRTLHPLFNNNHANYHYSEDDDVLLDSCDQDDDDELSVMDLIMSNGEVEGMEFNMEEDIDQAADMFIRRFRQRLNEGF; this comes from the coding sequence ATGAAGATAGGGAAGGCTCCTGagctcctgaagaaggccgtagCGATGTGCAAGAGCAAGACCACCAGGCTCCTCATCCTCGCCTCGCTCCAGCGCCGCAGGATGTCCATGGGCGTTGTGGTCTCTCGCAAGATCGACGCGCTCATTGTGGCCGACTGGGAGAGAGCGGACCGCCACAAGGCTCTCGCGCTACAAACGGTGGAGAAGAGACCGGTAATCATCCAGGAGAGTGACTTGGAGGCCAATTTCTCTCGTCACTTGGCGATGTTCGGTCAAGAGAATGGTCATGGTGGCTGCCCAGCTAACCGAACACTGCATCCCCTATTCAACAACAACCACGCCAACTACCATTAcagtgaagatgatgatgtgctacttGATTCATGCGAtcaagatgatgatgatgagctgTCAGTCATGGATCTGATCATGAGCAATGGAGAAGTTGAGGGGATGGAGTTCAACATGGAGGAGGACATTGATCAAGCTGCTGATATGTTCATTAGGAGGTTCCGACAGCGGCTGAATGAGGGATTTTAG
- the LOC125556376 gene encoding uncharacterized protein LOC125556376, producing the protein MKITNARALLKKAAAMCKSKTSVLTARLLILASVHRRLATVGAISHRIHALIVADREKGAKVDYHKALMLRKVEKPKYQVGEMVDPSHHLTLFVQEDGVGGCPDWTLHPIFSDDDDFCYTDEYGNDDDDGDDPSVMTAIRSNQEADLEFNMDDDIDLAAEMFIRRFREQMDENFS; encoded by the coding sequence ATGAAGATCACCAACGCCCGGGCGCTCCTCAAGAAGGCAGCAGCTATGTGCAAGAGCAAGACCAGTGTCCTCACGGCCAGGCTCCTCATCCTCGCCTCCGTCCATCGCAGGTTGGCCACGGTCGGCGCCATTTCTCACAGGATCCATGCCCTCATTGTGGCTGACCGGGAGAAGGGTGCCAAAGTGGACTACCACAAGGCTCTCATGCTCCGCAAGGTTGAGAAGCCAAAGTACCAAGTCGGTGAGATGGTTGATCCGTCCCACCATCTAACATTGTTTGTTCAAGAGGACGGTGTTGGTGGCTGCCCTGACTGGACACTGCACCCCATCTTCAGCGACGATGACGATTTCTGTTACACTGATGAGTATggcaatgatgatgatgatggagatgatCCCTCAGTGATGACTGCAATAAGGAGCAACCAGGAGGCTGATTTGGAATTCAATATGGACGACGATATTGACCTGGCTGCCGAAATGTTCATCAGAAGGTTCCGTGAGCAGATGGACGAGAACTTCTCGTGA